gggagggggagatatgggggggagatatggggagggggggagatatgggggggagatatgggggtgggggggagatatgggggagggggggatatgggggagatatgggggaggggggagatatgggggaggggggagatatgggggaggggggatatgggggaggggggatatgggggaggggggatatgagggagaggggatatgagggagaggggatatgagggagaggggatatgggggatatgggggaggggggatatgggggagggggggatatgggggaggggggatatgggggaggggggatatgggggaggctcaccctgcctgctctgacgagggcgTTCACCTTCTTgtcgcactgggtgcctgtccgtggtgtcagggccgcagcggtgacggcctctgccacctccctccacagacgccggctgtggtgtggggcaactctgcggccgtgcccaggatacagggcctccctctgctccactgcgtccaggagcgcctccacatcacgtgactggaacctcggggctgagcggccgccagccatccagtcgggtgttccggtcgggtgtaccggtcgggtgggggggagcagcgcgtccttatgagccgtcacgccgtgcggcgtgtatgacgctgcacggcgtgaaccacgtgtgcAAGCGCGGACccagtcacgtcgctgctagcccatttcgggccggagactttgcaaccattttcccggcgtgacgcaagtcagctttgcgccgttttttgcgccgatcggcggactttgcgccgataatggagaatttcatcCATGATTTCCCCAACACTTTGAATAGTTCCGTTGGAAGACATAAGTCACTCATCCAATAATATTtcagcaaatctcctctgcaccctctcctcgGTCTTGGCATCCTTCCTGAAACActctgaccagaattggacacaatgctccatTTGGGGTCTAAGCAATATTTTATAAATGTTCAGCATTACCTCCTTGCGTTTGTTCTCTGTATCTTTATTATGAAGTCAAGTGTTCCATTTGTGCTTCTTTAACAGTCTTATCAAACTCCCCTGCCACCTTCAGAGATTAGTGTATACACTCTCTCaggtctctcagactctgcactccaTTTACAACTGTACCATGCAGTTCATATAACCTCTTCCCATTCTTCCTTTCAAATGCATCACTTTATATAAAATTGCACTTTATCTGCCGTGTGTCTGCACATTTCACCGTCTGTCTAATGGAACATTGATCTTTACCTTGAGGGGGCTGGGATACAAAATTATGAAAGTGAATCTGTAGTTTTGCAGAGTCCAggtcagaccccatctggagtagctgttcagttctggtcaccgcccCTCAGGAAGGGGAGATTGGACTTGGATGCAGTGCTGATCACCAGAATGATCCCACAGCTGAAAGGGAGTTTGTATAAACCTGGCTTTTATTCCCAGAGTTTAGACTGTTGAGGGGTGATCGGATTGATCTGTTTATAATGTTAAAATGATTCAGCAGTGGTAGATTCCACATCCATTCTCCTCAAAAAATTATGGATGTCCAGACAGTTGGAATTATTAAATCTCAGATTGATAGATTTATATCGGGTAACATTATTTAGAATATGGAGGAAAGTCAGGAACTGGAGTTCAGATCAGCAGTGATCTGAATGAACGGTTAGCACAGTTCCCCTCCTGTTCCTTAAGTCCTTCCTTCCCTCTGTATCAAACTCCTTTCAGCTCATTCTGCCCGGCAACTGATGATGTGACAAGTTATTTTTACCTGATTGGGTGGTTCACAATATTGCAGAAATGTTTGTTTCTGAACCTGTTTTGTGTCTATTCTGCCGGAAACTGATGACTCACAAACTCTCTTTATTCTGATCGGTTCAATTATATTTTGGGACCAATCGGATTGTGACTCACTGTGAACAAGACCAGATGGAAATCACGAGCTGCAAATTTCCCTTTTCTTGTCGAAGGATTTCCCTTCAATGTTTCCTCCAGCCTGATGGAAGCAACAATGAGTGGACTGATAGTGCTGCTCCTTCTGTGTGGAGAGGTGGCagcaggtgagtgatggggtgtgagaggggcagagccagACTGGGTAGtggggcattaaccctgggtcagtgagtgatggggtgtgaggggggcagagccaggctgggtactggggcattaaccctgggtcagtgagtgatggggtgtgagagggacagagccaggctgggtattggggcattaaccctgggtcagtgagtgatggggtgtgagaggggcagagccaggctgggtactggggcattaaccctgggtcagtgagtgatggggcgtgagaggggcagagccaggctgggtactggggcattaaccctgggtcagtgagtgatggggtgtgagaggggcagagccaggctgggtactggggcattggagcatagaacattacagcgcagtacaggcccttcggtcctcgatgttgcgccgatctatgaaaccactctaaagcccaactcactattcccttatcgtccatatgtctatccaatgaccatttgaacgcccttagtgttggcgagtccactactgttgcaggcagggcattccacgcccttactactctctgagtaaagaatctatctacctctgacatctgtcttatatctatctcccctcaatttaaagcattaaccctgggtcagtgagtgatggggtgtgagaggggcagagccaggctgggtactggggcattaaccctgggtcagtgagtgatggggtgtgagaggggcagagccaggctgggtattggggcattaaccctgggtcagtgagtgatggggtgtgagaggggcagagccaggctgggtattggggcattaaccctgggtcaatgagtgatggggtgtgagaggggcagagccaggctgggtactggggcattaaccctgggtcagtgagtgatggagcgtgagaggggcagagccaggctgggtattggggcattaaccctgggtcagtgagtgatggggtgtgagaggtgcagagccaggctgggtattggggcattaaccctgggtcagtgagtgatggggtgttagaggggcagagccaggctgggtattggggcattaaccctgggtcagtgagtgatggggtgtgagaggggcagagccaggctgggtattggggcattaaccctgggtcagtgagtgatggggtgtgggaggggcagagccaggctgggtattggggcattaaccctgggtcagtgagtgatggggtgtgagaggggcagagccaggctgggtactggggcattaaccctgggtcagtgagtgatggggtgtgagaggggcagagccagtcgactggggcattaaccctgggtcagtgagtgatggggtgtgagaggggcagagccaggctggATATTGGGGTTGTGGAGGGAGGGAAACTGTGGGTTGTGAGGGAACTGAGAACAGGGGCATGGGGCTGGACAGTGAAGAGGGAAACGGAGAGAGGAGACGGAGGAATACAGGGGGAATATTCAGACCGATTTGTCACGCAATTAAATCCTGCTGGATTTGTAACTAAACTCCAATTTCCCCCCGTGTGCTCTATATTCCTTCCAAAACAAGAATCCATCTCAATTATGAAAGTTCCAGTTGATTCCAAACATTACAgcattttgaggaagagagtttcagatttctactACTGTTTTGGTGAGTAGGTTCCTGGTTAAAGACACCAGACAAGAcgaagagagagtgaaagagagagcagAGAAATCGCAAAGACCCGGGTAGAGACTCCAACGGAGGATAAGGGAaagagaggaagcgagagagagcgggagaagacaTCAGACCCAGCCGGAGACTCCAGAATTTCTACAATTCCCACGCTGACGTTCTGAGGAACATTGCAAATGtcggtgttggtgttttggggttcagaccctgatgtatctctgtgtgggtgttggtgttttggggttcagaccctgatgtctctctctgtgtgggtgttggtgttttggggttcagaccctgatgtgtctctgtgtgggtgttgcTGTTTTGGGGTTCACACCCTGATGTCTCTCTGTGTGGGTGTTTTGGGGTTCACACTctgatgtctctgtgtgtttttcaGGCTCTCACTCTCTCCGGTATTTCTTCACTGGGATAACTCCAATCCCTGGATTCCCGGAGTTTATGATTGTCGGATATGTGGATGATGTCCAGTTTGTTATGTACGACAGCAATCGGAAGGAGATGATTCCCCGGGAGCAGTGGATGGTGGACAGTGAGGGGCCTGAGTTCTGGGAACGGAAGAAGCTTCTCGCACGGGACCGGGAGCAGAATTTCAAATATCATGTTCCGATCCTCATGTCCAGGACCAaccagtcaggaggtgagtcctCAATCTCCCAACACTCGGGGGTCCAATGTGGAGAAGCCCTGAGTGGATCGAGATCTAGGAAACAGGCTGATTGGCTGTGGATGGGGCAGTAAATCCCATTGGCTGGGTTTGTATTGTGAATGGGGCCTCCTGGTATGAAAGACTCTGATTGGTGGATTGTGTTTCTGATCAACAGGGATCCATGTTTACCAGATGATGACTGGCTGTGACCTGAGGGATGACGGGACAACGGCTGGATTTAACCAGAGGGGGTGGGATGGACAAGATTTCATTAACTTCGACAAGAGTAACGTGTGGGTAACCCCGGTCAACTGGGGAGAGAGCATCAAAAACAGGTGGAACCGGGACACGGTCGGCAATCAGGCATGGAAACAGTACCTGGAGGTGGAGTGTATCGAGTGGCTGAGGAAATACCTGGAGTATGGACAGAGGGAACTTCgagtcggtgagtgatggggggactgagagtcggtgagtgagggagggactgagagtcggtgagtgagggggggactgagagtcggtgagtgagggggggggacagagagtcggtgagtgagggggggggacagagagtcggtgagtgaggggggggactgagtgacggtgagtgagggagtgactgagagtcggtgagtgaggggtgggactgagagtcggtgagtgagggggggacagagtcggtgagtgagggggggagagagtcggtgagtgagggagggactgagagtcggtgagtgagggggggggacagagagtcggtgagtgagggggggggacagagagtcggtgaatgaggggggactgagtgacggtgagtgagggagtgactgagagtcggtgagtgagggtaactgagggacgggggacagagattgggtgagtgaggggggactgagtgtcggggagggagggactgagagtcggtgagtgacgagggcactgagtgtcggtgagtgagggggggactgagagtcggtgagtgagggtgggagactgagagtcggtgattgagaggGGAGACAGAGTCGGTgaatgaggggggactgagtgacggtgagtgaggggagggactgagtatcggtgagtgagggtaactgagggacgggggacagagagtcggtgagtgagggggggactgagtgtcggtgagtgaggggggactgagagtcggtgagggggggggactgagagtcggtgattgagaggggactgagagtcggtgagtgaggggggactgagagtcggtgagtgaggggggactgagagtcggtgagtgaggggggggggactgagagtcggtgagtgaggggggactgagagtcggtgagtgaggggggactgagagtcggtgagtgaggggggactgagagtcggtgagtgaggggggactgagagtcggtgagagaggggggactgagagtcggtgagtgaggggggactgagagttggtgagtgaggggggactgagagtcggtgagtgaggggggactgagagtcggtgagtgaggggggactgagagtcggtgagtgaggggggactgagagtcggtgagtgaggggggactgagagtcggtgagtgaggggggactgagagtcggtgagtgagggggggactgagagtcggtgagtgaggggggactgagagtcggtgagtgagggggggactgagagtcggtgagtgaggggggactgagagtcggtgagtgaggggggactgagagtcggtgagtgaggggggactgagagtcggtgagtgaggggggactgagagtcggtgagtgaggggggactgagagtcggtgagtgaggggggactgagagtcggtgagtgaggggggactgagagtcggtgagtgaggggggactgagagtcggtgagtgagggggactgggtcggtgagtgagg
This window of the Scyliorhinus torazame isolate Kashiwa2021f chromosome 14, sScyTor2.1, whole genome shotgun sequence genome carries:
- the LOC140390256 gene encoding class I histocompatibility antigen, F10 alpha chain-like, giving the protein MEATMSGLIVLLLLCGEVAAGSHSLRYFFTGITPIPGFPEFMIVGYVDDVQFVMYDSNRKEMIPREQWMVDSEGPEFWERKKLLARDREQNFKYHVPILMSRTNQSGGIHVYQMMTGCDLRDDGTTAGFNQRGWDGQDFINFDKSNVWVTPVNWGESIKNRWNRDTVGNQAWKQYLEVECIEWLRKYLEYGQRELRVVAPIVSFTRLSDSNRLSCVVTGFYPQAIEVNLCRDGVVIDETLSSGILPNHDRTYQIRKWVEFDPEDQAEYSCRVEHSGLNEALMVIYGPKPHSQVPVTIGIVLGILLLLITLIVAVVIYNKKGRGKSAYNPTNTSDKGDSSSSSSANH